A section of the Triticum dicoccoides isolate Atlit2015 ecotype Zavitan chromosome 7A, WEW_v2.0, whole genome shotgun sequence genome encodes:
- the LOC119332346 gene encoding protein TAPETUM DETERMINANT 1-like: protein MASQAFVYLALLLLLCSASQGDELGADAAGRTPCRAADLVVRQSATGRVVEGKPEYAVEVTNRCRCAQSRVLLRCYGLSSVEAVDPRAIQPVDGERCLLRGGRRIPSGAPVRFKYAWMTPFDFPLVSSQVHC from the exons ATGGCGAGCCAAGCTTTCGTGTACCTCGCGCTACTGCTGCTCCTCTGCAGCGCCAGCCAAG GCGACGAGCTGGGAGCAGATGCGGCGGGCCGGACGCCGTGCCGGGCGGCGGACCTGGTGGTTAGGCAGTCGGCGACGGGGCGGGTCGTGGAGGGGAAGCCGGAGTACGCGGTGGAGGTGACCAACCGCTGCCGGTGCGCGCAGTCCAGGGTGTTGCTCCGCTGCTACGGCCTTAGCAGCGTCGAGGCCGTGGACCCGCGGGCGATCCAGCCGGTCGACGGCGAGCGCTGCCTGCTCCGGGGCGGCCGGCGGATCCCGAGCGGCGCGCCGGTGCGGTTCAAGTACGCCTGGATGACGCCGTTCGACTTCCCACTGGTCAGCTCACAGGTGCACTGCTAG